A part of Setaria viridis chromosome 8, Setaria_viridis_v4.0, whole genome shotgun sequence genomic DNA contains:
- the LOC117866807 gene encoding dehydrin DHN1 yields the protein MEYGQQGQHGHGTAGRVDQYGNPVGGVGHGTTGTGTGGMGTGYGTTGTGGMGQLGEHGGAGMGGGQFQPVREEHNTGGILHRSGSSSSSSSEDDGMGGRRKKGIKEKIKEKLPGGRKDDQHATATGGTYGQQGHTGMTGTGTGGAYGTEGTGEKKGIMDKIKEKLPGQH from the exons ATGGAGTACGGCCAGCAGGGGCAGCACGGCCACGGCACCGCCGGCCGCGTCGACCAGTACGGCAATCCGGTCGGCGGCGTCGGGCACGGCACCACTGGAACCGGCACCGGCGGCATGGGGACTGGGTACGGTACTACCGGAACTGGCGGCATGGGGCAGCTAGGCGaacacggcggcgccggcatggGCGGCGGGCAGTTCCAGCCGGTGAGGGAGGAGCACAATACCGGCGGCATCCTGCACCGCTCcggcagctccagctccagctcg TCCGAGGATGACGGCATgggtgggaggaggaagaagggcatCAAGGAGAAGATCAAGGAGAAGTTGCCCGGAGGCCGCAAGGACGACCAGCACGCCACGGCTACCGGCGGCACCTATGGGCAGCAGGGACACACCGGCATGACCGGCACGGGAACTGGTGGCGCCTACGGCACCGAGGGCACCGGCGAGAAGAAGGGTATCATGGACAAGATCAAGGAGAAGCTGCCCGGACAGCACTAA